One stretch of Vulpes lagopus strain Blue_001 chromosome X, ASM1834538v1, whole genome shotgun sequence DNA includes these proteins:
- the LOC121483615 gene encoding homeobox protein Rhox13-like, producing the protein MKCRLNDNPFRRCALWPSARQRGERLWSRLLRCASCPSQAGERHQPTQELARRMDVTEIRVQVWFKNRRAKYRRDERASKLRNTPPTNLDHLFIFMLDGP; encoded by the exons ATGAAGTGTCGCCTAAATGATAACCCGTTCAGAAGATGCGCTCTGT GGCCCTCTGCCAGGCAGCGTGGGGAGCGTCTCTGGTCCAGACTCCTCCGCTGTGCATCGTGCCCCTCCCAGGCTGGGGAGAGACATCAGCCCAC ACAGGAACTTGCAAGACGCATGGATGTGACTGAAATCAGAGTGCAG GTTTGGTTTAAGAACAGGAGAGCCAAGTATAGGAGAGATGAGAGGGCATCAAAGCTCAGAAACACACCACCTACCAACCTGGACCACCTTTTCATCTTCATGTTGGATGGGCCCTAG